The Nitrospirota bacterium genome includes the window CAACGCGTCGCGCTGTTCGCCGGTCAACGCCCCACCCCGCGCCTGGGCCGTGACCGTGATCAACAGGCCGAGAAAGTGCTCGATCCGGCGGTGGCAATCGCTGAGCAGCCCCAACGGGTCCGCGAACGAGCTTCCCGGTTTTTTGCCGATGGTGATGGGCACGGTCGACCTCCAGGACGAGCGGACTCCCTGCGATTCGCATTGTAACAGGGAGCGGGAAGGGGTGGAAGCGGACTTGACACGGCATCGCCGGAATCCGCACAATTCGGACGGGACGAGCGCGGACGTCCCGCCCTTCCCTCTCCGCGATTCGAGACCCTCATCCTGCGAGGGGTTATGACCACACGAACGGATCCTGAAGCGGGCCGCCGGGCATCGCTTGACGAGCAGATCGACCGGTTCCGCGCTCAGCTCGAACGCCTGGAACCGTTGCTGAGCGCTCCGACCTCCTCGTCGGTGCTGGTGGAGTTCGATGCCGCCACGGAACGGGTGATCGCCGAAGCCTTCGGCAGCACGTCGGACAAGCTGGACACGTACTACTACGCGCAGCTCGGGGAAGCCGCGAGCATGCTCAATCTCCAGGAGGAAGCCCCGGAGGGGAGTCGTGACGATCTCGGCCGCGAAAGCCTGCGGCAACGCCGTCGGGTGCTCGAAAGCTGCGTCTGGGAGCTCGAAGCCAAACGGGCGGCCAGCGCCAAGAAACAACGCCCGTTCCCGGAGGTTGCCGCGCGGGTCTCCGAGTACATGACCCGGCAGGTTCGAGATATCCGCGCAGACGCGACGTTAAGAGACGCGGGAGTCCGCATGGAGGAATACCAGGTCGCGTGCCTGCTCGTGGAGGACCATCAGCGCTACGTGGGGACGATCACCGATGCGATGCTCAGCCAGGGCGTTGTGGTTCGGGGACTGGACCCTGCGACCACGCCGGTGAGGCGTTGTATGGACGAGACGATCATTTCGATCGACGCCCGCGAGCCCATTGTCGAGGCGGTCAAACTCATGAAGGACCGCGGCGTTCGGCATCTGGCGGTGACCGAGGACGACACGATCGTGGGCGTGCTCTCGGTGTCTGATCTACTCCGATACTATTCAGGCGTGTAACCGCCTTCGCGCCCGTACACGAGCCAGACGTAGTACTCAGCTCCTAGTAGCTCCAGACCCCAATGGTTCATGGTATCCCTCCATTTCCAGCCGGGGCCGCCCGATTGACACCGAGCGGCCCCGGTCGGGCTCCGATCAGGCGAGGTCGAAGCGATCAAGGTTCATCACCTTGTTCCAGGCCGCCACAAAGTCATGGACAAACTTCGCCTGCGCGTCCGAGCTTCCGTAGACTTCAGCCAGGGCCCGGAGCTGGGAATTTGAACCGAAGACGAGATCGACACGCGTGCCGGTCCACTTGATCGTGCCCGTTGCGCGGTCGCGCCCTTCAAACACGTCGGCGTCTTTCGAGACCGCCGTCCACTCCGTGCCCATGTCGAGCAGGTTCACGAAGAAGTCGTTGGTCAGCGCCTCCGGCCGCTTGGTGAAGACACCGTGGGGTGTCTGGCCGACGTTGGTATTCAGGACACGCATGCCGCCAATGAGCACCGTCATCTCAGGTGCCGTCAGCGTCAGCAATTGGGCCCGATCGACCAGCAGCTCCTCGGCCGATACGGAGAACCTGGTCTTCAGGTAGTTGCGGAAGCCGTCGGCGACCGGTTCGAGCACGGCGAAGGAGGCCGCATCGGTGTGCTCCGGCAAGGCGTCCATGCGTCCCGGCGCGAAGGGAACCGTGACATGGTGGCCGGCATTCTTCGCCGCTTGCTCGACGCCTGCGCAGCCGGCCAGGACGATCAGGTCGGCCAGCGAGACCTTCTTGCCGCCGGTCTGCGCGCGGTTGAACGCGCTCTGGATGCCCTCCAGGGTCTTGAGCACCTTCGCCAGTTGAGCAGGCTGATTGACCTCCCAATCCGTCTGCGGGGCGAGACGAATACGGGCGCCGTTCGCGCCGCCGCGCTTGTCGGAGCCGCGGAATGTGGACGCCGACGCCCAGGCGGTCGAGACGAGTTGCGCGACCGACAGGCCTGAAGCCAGCGCCGCGTCCTTGAGGGCGGCAATGTCCTTCTCATCAATGAGCTGGTGATTGCGCGCGGGGATGGGGTCTTGCCAGATCAGCTCTTCGGCGGGAACCTCAGGGCCGAGATAGCGTGAGCGCGGCCCCATGTCGCGGTGCGTCAACTTGAACCAGGCCCGGGCGAAGGCGTCGGCGAACTGGTCCGGGTTCTCCATGAACCGCCGCGAAATCTTTTCGTACGCAGGGTCGAAACGCAGGGAGAGGTCCGTGGTCAGCATGGAAGGCGCGATGCGCTTGGACGGGTCGTGGGCATGCGGCACGGTACCGGCGCCTGCGCCCCCCTTCGGCCGCCACTGATGCGCGCCGGCCGGACTCTTGGTCAGCTCCCATTCGTAGCCGAACAGGTTTTGGAAGAAGTTGTCGCTCCACTTCGTAGGCG containing:
- a CDS encoding CBS domain-containing protein, with protein sequence MTTRTDPEAGRRASLDEQIDRFRAQLERLEPLLSAPTSSSVLVEFDAATERVIAEAFGSTSDKLDTYYYAQLGEAASMLNLQEEAPEGSRDDLGRESLRQRRRVLESCVWELEAKRAASAKKQRPFPEVAARVSEYMTRQVRDIRADATLRDAGVRMEEYQVACLLVEDHQRYVGTITDAMLSQGVVVRGLDPATTPVRRCMDETIISIDAREPIVEAVKLMKDRGVRHLAVTEDDTIVGVLSVSDLLRYYSGV
- the katG gene encoding catalase/peroxidase HPI, encoding MSTEAKCPFHHTAGGGTTNRDWWPNQLKLDILHQHSSKSNPMGEEFSYAKEFESLDLEAVKKDLRELMTNSQDWWPADFGHYGPLFIRMAWHSAGTYRTGDGRGGAGAGQQRFAPLNSWPDNANLDKARRLLWPIKQKYGRKISWADLMILAGNVALESMGFKTFGFAGGRGDVWEPERDVYWGSEDKWLDDKRYSGDRDLEHPLAAVQMGLIYVNPEGPNGNPDPIAAARDIRETFARMAMNDEETVALIAGGHTFGKAHGSGPASHVGPEPEAAGIEEQGLGWKSSLGTGKGGDTITSGLEVTWTTTPTKWSDNFFQNLFGYEWELTKSPAGAHQWRPKGGAGAGTVPHAHDPSKRIAPSMLTTDLSLRFDPAYEKISRRFMENPDQFADAFARAWFKLTHRDMGPRSRYLGPEVPAEELIWQDPIPARNHQLIDEKDIAALKDAALASGLSVAQLVSTAWASASTFRGSDKRGGANGARIRLAPQTDWEVNQPAQLAKVLKTLEGIQSAFNRAQTGGKKVSLADLIVLAGCAGVEQAAKNAGHHVTVPFAPGRMDALPEHTDAASFAVLEPVADGFRNYLKTRFSVSAEELLVDRAQLLTLTAPEMTVLIGGMRVLNTNVGQTPHGVFTKRPEALTNDFFVNLLDMGTEWTAVSKDADVFEGRDRATGTIKWTGTRVDLVFGSNSQLRALAEVYGSSDAQAKFVHDFVAAWNKVMNLDRFDLA